From the genome of Pseudomonas sp. Teo4, one region includes:
- a CDS encoding GAD-like domain-containing protein, whose amino-acid sequence MDVIFSIFQETFDNPIGTQQVPLPIIENYQGKLPNQLITYWKEHGWRGYGSGLFWMVNPQEYEEVVAHWLSGTHFETRDTYHLIARSAFGDLYLWGEHTGSLLTIAAYHSRYIDGAYSSSAEDMDGKIQALLMWVMTESINFNDLFKPAREALGDLASDEMYGFVPALMLGGSGTLKHLEKLKAVEHLIILSQFTDLLPYEFSDDE is encoded by the coding sequence ATGGACGTAATCTTTTCCATTTTCCAAGAAACCTTCGACAACCCCATCGGGACACAACAAGTCCCACTGCCCATCATTGAAAACTACCAAGGAAAGCTTCCCAACCAATTAATTACATACTGGAAGGAGCACGGTTGGCGCGGCTACGGCTCAGGCCTTTTCTGGATGGTCAACCCGCAGGAATATGAAGAGGTGGTCGCCCACTGGCTGTCTGGTACCCACTTTGAAACCCGTGACACCTATCACCTCATCGCCCGCAGCGCCTTCGGCGATCTGTACCTGTGGGGTGAACACACAGGGTCGCTCCTGACCATTGCCGCCTACCACTCTCGCTACATCGACGGCGCATACAGTTCATCTGCGGAAGATATGGATGGGAAGATCCAGGCATTGCTTATGTGGGTAATGACCGAAAGCATCAACTTCAACGATCTGTTCAAGCCTGCAAGGGAGGCGCTGGGCGATCTCGCCAGTGACGAGATGTATGGCTTCGTTCCCGCGTTGATGCTCGGAGGGTCCGGCACTCTAAAACACCTCGAAAAACTCAAAGCCGTAGAACACTTGATCATCCTTTCGCAATTCACCGACCTTTTGCCCTATGAGTTTTCAGACGACGAGTAA
- a CDS encoding DUF6861 domain-containing protein, with product MFIWNIVPSWHEIESRITDEMGYQGGAHFRTYLNEQVPSLALNLRRVDSVRQAFDQAEWQAAHMLRQRFADLDIASIVDELLVVVRQMAMIVAGSALTGGAIGAGIGVFGAGAGTIPLGAAGAAMGLKVSGWILGMLGLASIAEFFVDGLPRIGEYYLQGIQIAWEGTHGDEGLSAFSQDSPYAISQAAHYIAIGHVEVVVLLLGAIVAYLTRGRGDARVLAQEMAASNKGARLGQWMLKHEEGLKTRPDLQVPERRNGGLGDRDSGQPNRPGGKDKEPSKGSLGTMALHNVECFKPGKLPEYKIGEFKRQLNGQEDGINWMTVEEFLEKIENPTQRNQGIAKKARQKYQETIQESIEKELRKSMDPFEAQSTAIEKARNRMSFIAALHNPDLIAGGRDIIADFGDRQVNSTIGPQWRTKIPDLKKAAESVPATLRGSTRMNVRLRKC from the coding sequence ATCAAGGAGGCGCCCATTTCCGCACTTACCTGAACGAGCAAGTTCCCTCACTCGCGCTCAACCTTAGGCGTGTCGACAGTGTTCGACAGGCATTCGACCAGGCCGAGTGGCAGGCAGCACACATGCTGCGCCAACGCTTTGCCGACCTCGATATAGCCAGCATCGTCGATGAGCTGCTGGTCGTCGTCCGGCAGATGGCGATGATCGTGGCCGGCAGCGCCCTCACCGGTGGTGCCATTGGCGCGGGTATCGGGGTCTTTGGCGCAGGGGCCGGCACAATACCGCTGGGGGCCGCAGGCGCGGCCATGGGCCTGAAGGTCAGTGGCTGGATCCTCGGGATGCTCGGGCTGGCATCGATTGCCGAGTTCTTCGTCGATGGCCTTCCACGTATTGGCGAGTACTACCTGCAAGGCATCCAGATCGCCTGGGAGGGGACACACGGCGATGAAGGGCTGAGCGCGTTCAGCCAGGACTCCCCGTATGCGATTTCCCAGGCGGCCCACTACATCGCCATCGGCCATGTGGAGGTGGTGGTACTGCTGCTGGGGGCGATCGTGGCCTACCTCACCCGCGGACGCGGGGATGCACGGGTGCTGGCCCAGGAAATGGCGGCCAGTAACAAGGGGGCAAGGCTGGGGCAATGGATGCTCAAGCATGAGGAGGGGTTGAAGACACGGCCGGATCTGCAAGTGCCGGAGCGGCGTAATGGGGGGCTGGGTGATCGTGATTCAGGGCAACCGAATCGCCCTGGCGGGAAAGACAAGGAGCCTTCGAAGGGAAGTCTCGGCACTATGGCGTTGCATAATGTCGAATGTTTCAAACCTGGAAAACTACCAGAATACAAAATAGGTGAGTTCAAACGACAGCTTAATGGTCAAGAGGACGGAATAAACTGGATGACCGTTGAGGAATTTTTAGAAAAAATCGAAAACCCAACCCAAAGAAATCAAGGGATTGCCAAAAAAGCCAGACAAAAGTATCAAGAGACTATCCAAGAGAGCATTGAAAAGGAACTACGGAAAAGCATGGATCCATTCGAAGCACAATCAACCGCAATTGAAAAAGCCAGAAATCGCATGTCATTCATAGCAGCCTTGCACAACCCGGACCTCATAGCAGGAGGCAGGGACATCATAGCAGACTTCGGGGACCGCCAGGTAAACTCAACTATCGGCCCCCAGTGGAGAACAAAAATTCCAGACTTAAAAAAAGCTGCCGAAAGTGTACCTGCTACCCTCAGAGGCTCAACCCGCATGAATGTAAGACTTCGAAAGTGCTAA
- a CDS encoding GAD-like domain-containing protein — MDKYFARFLENFGPPIERREVPPSTIERYKGKLPSKLLDYWSEHGWAGYGDGIFWTVNPQEYEPVVSSWIEGTKLNTHDTYHLIARSAFGDLYLWGERTGFSLEITSVSSRFVFYKTSFTKEQLDAELQGFILSRKVASNDFNDLFKPALKSLGTLAHDEMYGFFPALMLGGSDSLKFLQKTKAIEHLIFLSQLTNLIPYEFSDEIQ, encoded by the coding sequence ATGGACAAGTATTTTGCAAGATTTCTTGAAAATTTCGGCCCTCCCATCGAGCGACGTGAAGTGCCTCCCTCCACTATCGAAAGATACAAAGGCAAGCTTCCTTCAAAACTTTTGGATTATTGGTCCGAGCACGGATGGGCGGGTTACGGCGACGGAATTTTTTGGACAGTAAACCCGCAAGAATATGAGCCCGTGGTTTCATCCTGGATAGAAGGCACTAAATTAAACACGCATGACACATACCATCTTATTGCGCGAAGCGCATTTGGAGACCTCTATTTATGGGGCGAGCGAACTGGATTTTCGTTGGAAATCACAAGTGTCAGCTCTCGTTTCGTTTTCTACAAAACCAGCTTTACCAAGGAACAATTAGATGCAGAGCTACAGGGATTCATTTTGTCGAGAAAAGTCGCATCCAATGATTTTAATGACTTATTCAAGCCTGCGCTAAAAAGTCTTGGCACACTGGCCCATGACGAAATGTACGGATTTTTCCCCGCCTTGATGTTGGGAGGCTCTGACTCTCTTAAGTTTTTGCAGAAAACCAAGGCCATTGAACACCTGATTTTTCTTTCACAACTGACGAACCTCATCCCTTATGAGTTTTCTGACGAAATACAGTAA